TACCACGTAcacacccgaagggtagcggctgcagTTATTAATGCTATAAAAAATGTGACAATTACTAAAACAAAGAGATACAATATACAATTTACTTGTATAAAATGTTCATGGTTTCTAGACTTCTATAACACATTCTGCTCTAAACAGTAGACGCTAAAAATATCATAATCTTGTTATATGATTGCTAAATGCAGTGATTCCATTAAACTGATGCGTCTTGTAAACCGCGCAACACTATTCTGTAGGACAACAAAGTGGCACAAGGAAGCCATAATACTAGTCATAGTTCTAGCACAACATGCAAAAGTAAATTCATACATGATAGAAATGAGAGACATGCGAGGCCTAGAGTTTTATTTCCAGGACCATTTATTAGTAACAGAAGCTCTTTTTTGAAGGTTAAATTCCGGTAGATCCAATCAACTTGGTGAATCCGTAAGTGATACTCATAGCCATCCAACCTCCAATCAACACCCTAGCACAAGACTTAAAAACTGGAGTACCTCCCATCAACGCTCCGACCCAACCAAACACCACCAGTGACAAGGTCACTGCAACAACCACCACTTCGACCCTCAACATATAGTCTCCTACAAAAGTTGCAGCCAACAATGGAACCACGGCTCCTAGCATAAAGGCAAGTGCTGATGCCACAGCTGCCTGCACTGGACTAGGCAGTTTTTCCCTCTCAATTTCGCAGTTTTCATTACCTGTCATAGCTTGAGTCCTTCTGTCCCTCTTCATTTGAGCTACTTCAATATCGAGCTGAGAGTATACCGATACAAACTCCCCAATTGCCATGCTACAGGCACCAGCTACAAGCCCTGCAAAGCCACTAAGTATCATGGCTTTAACATCTTTTTTAACAGCTCCAACACCCATCATCAGCGATGCAATGGACACAAGTCCATCAGTGGCTCCTAGCACAGCTGCACGAAGCCATTGTCCTCTCTTGGAATAGTCTatctcttccttctcttcagATAACTGTTGTTTTACGATCACTTGAGTGTTAGTTATGGTTGCCATTGCTGTCTTTTAGGCGCAGGCTTATAATTATCACTGTAAGATGAGGAAATTTTTGAAATAATGAGTTTGCTTGTAGAGACAACACTCATGCATTAATAATATTTATAGAGTAGGAGTAACAATTTCAGTCAGTATTGGTAGTGCAATGAGCAATAGTGATGTATAAACAATTATGTGAGTGTGTGAGCCACAAGCCGTCTATGATTAACTACTCTAATATCTTTAGGGCAGATTGAATCGCAAATATGTGATCATTATCATCGAGCAGTTACAATAAATTGATGATTCTCGTTCAATGTAAAGGGAACAATATTTGAATATCAGAAGGTTTGAAGGTGGAAATGTGCATAGGAGAGCACCAGATAGAGGAAGCAGAGATTTTATAAGATACATTACTAATATAAAATTCTGGGAGCGTGCATTCCACAAAAAAGCAACTACACATAGGAGTAAAAATTCTTTGGATTGTGGAGTCATATAAAGCATACATTGATCACTTCATATTTAAATTTATATCAAGGAAAAAAGTATAATTAGATAGCTTTCCAGTCAGAATGATGCACCATACCAGGACCAGCTCTTACTTTCGCGATGTTTGGGGATAGAGAAGTGCTACGGGAACCTGGGCGGATATGTAGCGTGTCATCAGGCCTGAGGAACAAAAGGATTTCAATTGCACTTGGTAGTCAGCACCGTCGCCTTGCACAACCAAGGTTGGATATCTTAACAGGATATGAGTTTGATGAGCTCCAACTTACATAGACTTGTAGCAAAGAAAACTCAAGATTTAAGACATTTTTATTTTTACCATCTAACAAAAACTAAAACAAGCAGCACTAGTTTTGTGAAGTTGGTgactattcttaagttcattgcTTCTACATTGTTTGATTTCAGAAGGTATAATTCCCTTCTACGGCTAGTTTTTATCATTTACATGTGGTACTTCTTGTTTATGTTTGGCTCATTAGTTCGACATGAATTGTTATAACTTATCATTCTCTGGAAGTTGGTGCATAAGTTGTCTAGTAGTGAGGCATTTGGAGAAAGCAATGAAAGAACTAAAAATGCGTGTAATCTCATGACAAAATATGAAATGACAAGAGAGCAAAAAAACAAACATTTACATAGTATACATGATTTTGGCTTCTATCTCCAGATTTGATGTTAGTGCTGGGTGAACTTGGAAATGACACTCCTTGATCTGATTATTCTAACTTATAACCGTTTTAATCCctagcatgggctgcataggtCTTATTTAACATATTGCTTCAGAACCCTTATATCTATATTTCAAGATGGCAGATTCAATCTTTTTTTCACGTTCTACGGATATTTTACGCGGAAAGGATTTTCTCCCTTTAGCGAAAAATAACCGTAGAAAACAAAAAACCCTTTTCACGAAATATATCTACGAAACGTAAAAAAATGTTTGAATATGGACCCTTAAAATATAGATCTGACACCCTGAATCAGTATGTTAGATAAAATTTATCTAACGAACAGGACCCAACTTAACTAGGAATGACTAGATTAATAAAGTTTTAACTTatcaaacttaaaattttcattCCATTAATCAAACTTCAGAAGGTTTTAAAATCGACACCCCGTTCCAGTTGCTAAAAACAATGTATCTATCGTTAAGTTACCTACTTTTGCAAAACCTTAAAGTGTTAATAGAAAGACTCGAGTGTTATATGTCATGTTTAACAACTATATCCAACTTTGTTTTCGGTAATGGTAACGGTGAATTACATAAATTTAAATATGTTAATACCCAAAGTTTCATGTAGTTTTGAGTACAGTATCAGGAATGGTGTTTGCCGTGTTTGCAAGTGTAgatttaatatttaaattctttCAATGTTTGTTGAAACAGTCAGGTTTCCGTTAATGCATTGCCACTTGGTTTTTGCACAACAAGCTGGATTTCTTTTTGCTATAAAATTCAAAGGAGTGTGCATTCCACACAAAGGATTTGTTAAAATATTACTAAAAAATTGTTTGGAGTGTGGAATCCACACAAACACCCCCATATTTATCCTCTTTCCAATATCCACAATGTACCGAATCTTAAGTTTGATGACATTTATGAATCCTCTTGAAAAAGTTGTTATAAGTGTTGACTACAGAGAGGCCTTGCATGATGTGTTACAAAAAATTGACCCTTTTCCTATTTCTAATTATTTTTGTTTAATTTGTTTTTCACAATTTATTATCTTAATTCTATAACTCTTGTTTCCAATATTTTTTGTGTTTGTAAAAATATGTGGCTTTtaaaataatcaagtaaacaAAACTCGTAACACGACATTTTGAATACCTAGATCATGCTTTACATTTTTTCGGACTTTAAAACTGCAGTATAAATTCACTCTCAAGGATATTGCATTCAAGCAAAAATTTTATGTAAGAACCTTTTTCGGACTTTAAAGCTACAGTAGTGTTGTTCCACACAAGAAAAGGCGACATAAATCTCAAAAACTTAATTGGAGTGTGGAAACCACAAAATGACCACAATATCCGGGTTCTTAGAAAAACCAAAGAGAAAGCTATTAGTTTCACTCCGATATGTTAACTAACTTGCTCATGTTActgaaatattttaaaactaCTTCTAAAACCATTGAAAAAGTTGTTTGACAAGGATTCTTGTAACATCccgatattttataattatttttagttggattatttgatttaattatttatttatgtcaatgtattgtaattaaattagtttgtgtaagtttatttttatatttataatcagaatattattttaagagtattagtttaaaaaaaatagtaagccttttattaaaaaagagtgagagttttaataaaaaaaagggaGAAAGAAGGAAGAGTTAGGATTTGGTAAAAAAATAAGGGTTTGCGTTACTTTGATCAGAGAAGAGatgagagagggagagagaaagagaaaataGATGGAGATTGAGATTGAGATGAATATCAAGAACTTTTTGGAGGGTTATGAATTTGGCGTTTGTGGAATTAGGGTTCTCGTGATTTGTGGTTCTGAAATCTTTATTAGCATTCTCGGTTactaagatctcgaggtacaaaTATATTTCTTGTACTCTTTATTTTCGTATTCGAATTCGTGTGTACGGATATCTTCTTTGTTCTCTTATTTTTCGTTTCTGTATTCTTCATTGTATACGATCTGATTTCTTGTTAAATTCATATCTGATTCGTTATCTGTTAGAATTTGTTGATTTTGGTcatttcggaaaggtcttttaaTTATCTACAACTTTCGTTCCTTGCCGTTTGTGAAATTCGGTCTCTATGAGTTTTTCTGCAATTTGTATGACCTTCCTGTTTGACTTCGGGATTTGAATATCCAacctttgaaaaatcatattaaattgaatatttgttcaaatattataaGCAATACCATTTTGGAAAGCTCTTTTCGATATCTGCAATTTGCGTTTAAATTTGCGTTTACATTCTGCTGCTAAATTCTGTGATTTTGAtgtcttaaacatcaaaatacaattgtaatcaggggctgattttgttctgcagtccgcatttatttattttctgaattcgttacttgttcaTTTTTTACGAGCCTTACCATGCTGGAAAGGTCTCAGAATTTCTCACGACTTTCGTGTTTCGTACTTTTTCAGTTGACTTCATCTTTATGcagtaatttgacattctttgaaactgatcagatttgagctTATCAATAATTAGTGATTTTGTGTGATGTTTAGTTATGTGATACTTGATTAGAGTGTTtttgttatgttattttgtttcGTGATGTTGGGTTATTGTTTTCTgaggttatttgataaatttatatatgattttggagatctaagatatttgagtgtgtgatctttaagtatttattttgagttatttatgttatttgtatgacttgggagtttgtaagACATCCGTCGCGAATGGATAATCTCGTGTTTGgcacctcctatgcggtgtacttaaattgtatgggcgtgtcgccgaagttgtgggacacgtataaccatggctagtatgtgtatgatttggccttttggATAGCACGTGCTTATTGccgtgcaagcccctgtaagatattgggtagcatttgctttgtgctgtgcaagcccctgtaagttttAATGACTACATATTTATGGattaccgaaaatgtaggacatcctgtaagtgtaagattatctcccatgttcgtatgtaagctattttgtgtattattttgtaagtgtgaaaatatgtgtaagagtatgtgtAAGGGTATGTTTTCATTTTATCCTTAttctttcgattatattatttgtgattattatgtataattgataaggatatgtgtaagagtatgataagttttgggtggtaagcaTTTAGTTTTGTTTTGTGAGTTGAGTATCCATTTTTATATTGTCTCATTCACTATTATTATTGTACTTCATTCAGATATTCAGTTGTGTTCTTAGCCTCGTCATCCTTTAATCTTTATTCAGTTATGCTTTATTTTATATCCGTATATTAGCCCTTCGCTCACTGCCGGTTCTTTGTTTTTCTTATTTTCCTCCGGCAGGTATTCTCTCATTTAGATGGGTTGTTTAAGGGGAAGATTGCGAGTTCCAAGACTTTGAAGAGTTttgtattttcttagattttttttagagtttgttggtttggttgtattttatttcaagaatggaaagttttatcggattttaatggagtttgaatttaaataagtattatcttGAGAAATTTTATTAGTTGGGTTGTTAAACTTCTAATTTGATCAACTACCAACTCAGCATGCACATAAAGATCCAACATACCCTCTTATAAGTACGATTACTTGTGTAGCAAATTTGAAGTAATCTGGTAACTAGAATTCGGCATTTAAATTATGGTTACTtgacaaaacaaaacaaaatgtATGGTTGTACGTGTACATGTAACATGCTTGCAGCAGATCTTTGTACACTTAATATTCGCGTTAAATGGCCGTTTGAGTTACTCAACTAACGGGAAACTTGCAGTTGGGTCATCCAACTCAAAAAACTTTCAATCACATTATTTTACTCTTAAAACATTTCATCCAGGTCACTCGTCGTTACATTCCATTAAAAACTTAACGAAATTCTGACTAAGTTTGGTGACTTGGTTTAATAAATCTATCGTGACATGTACAGTCAGATGAAACGGCATTTTTGTCACTCAACTGACTCAAAACTTGCAATTTGGTCATCATATTAAAGAAGTTTTCATTCAAGTCACTAACTATTACGTCCATAAAAAACTGAAAAAAAATACCGAAGGAAGAGCTCTCCTACAACCACTCTATTCTCTCTTAAAATTTTTTGGAACATATAAatgcaataaataaatgtatcaaTATGTTGTTCAATTCCCATATTTAAGTCGTTACAAATCTCAAAATatctcaaaaaatttaaaattttcaaaattttgaaaattgttttcaaaatttttattGGGATTTTATTTCAAAATCCCAAAATTGTTCTATAATGACTCGTAACGTGATTTTATATCCGTGCTCGTATGTTTGCAAGATATTCTTTTATCATAAATATATTGTTTtaacaattatttattttaaatgacTTTTAATAACCCGTTCAACTCAATTTAATCTCATCCAAACCGACGAACAAATGGTAAGATTATgttgcatttttattttttaaggGTCGGGTTATAAAATTTCAAACTTTGGGTCGGGTTGCGAAAATACATTTAACGTGCCCAACTCGACCCATGTGTCACCCCTAGTTTCTGTGAGTAAAatcattgatgatattctgtGTATTTGTTGTAAAGAGGTGTGATAAGAGGGCCCTTAACGTTGTTGTAAGAGACATGTTCGTTCGGCTCTCTTATCAATTTTTAATGAACATAATGGTCGGTGGTATAAATAAGTACAAGTTTTTTCAATTTGATTACCAAATTGCAAGTTTCAAGCCAGTTGAGTGACCAAAATGCCGCATCAGCTGACTGTACATGCCACAACAGATTTATTTAAGCCAAGTCACCAAGCTTAGTCAGAATTCTGTTAGGTTTTTAACGGAATGTAACGGCGAGTGATCTGGATGAAAAGTTTTAAGAGTAAAATGATGTGATTGAAAGTTTTTTGAGTTGGATGACCCAACTGCAAGTTTCCAGTCAGTTGAGTGACCCAAATGCCATTTAACCCCTTAATATTCTGAGAAGAGATTAATGCAGAGCAAATTCTAGCTTACAAAACAGAATTCATGTATGCAAAAGCGCATATTCAATCTttcagaataaaatatatgtaaagGCGAACTCATGCCTGATTCTCTCAGCTTTGGCTTAAATTTTAATCATGAGCAGGAAACACAATGACAAATTCAAAGAGGCCAGCTGAGAGCATCAATATTCTAACATGTTTTGCAAAGTAATCAAGCAGGAATCACAATGACAAATTCCAACACGTTTTGCAAAGTAACCAGGAATGAAGAAACATTACAGAAAAATAGTTAATCTAGTTCTCGTTAGGAGAGCATCCCTAAAAAAACTTCGGCCTTCATAAATTTAGGAAGGAATATATGGAATATAATTGTAATCATTATGTTTGTAAAATAAATTGTGTGGTGTGTATCAAAATATTATGTGCGGTATACAAGTGgaaagacattattatcttatAAAGATAAGACATCCTTATACGTGTGTGGATTTGATTGCCTTGTAAGATTTCATCCTATCAAGTTGTCCCGTGACTCTTGTCCAGGGCTACTCTAAATAGGATATCTTTGTATTAGTTTAAGGCATTTAAGTCTTAGACATCTATTTTAAGTAATTAACATTGTATTCTTATATCTCTTTTATCTTTCTTATAATCGTGTTCCTTCTTACATTTCTTGTAACCTCATTAGTGGTTGTACTGAGAAATGCATAGATGGATTTCCATTAAATAGACCATTTGGTAGTGAAAAGTGGCTATGTAAGTTCCTAGCAGTTGAGGTGCTCCAACAATCAGTTGAGGTGCTCCAACAATCTGCAACTAAATTTTGAGATTGTTATAGATAAGAGGGTCGTAAAGCCTCATATTGAGAACTTTGAGTGTAGTTTGGATGGTTGCAATATATGCATGAGCATATTTCTCGAAACAAGTGTGTATAAGTGCCATTCTTGCCATTACTAGCAAGCCTTTTCTTCCGTAGAGTATTAAGGTCATTTGAACTGCTCCAAGATCGAGATGAGTGTATCCATTCATTTGCCACTTATTTATTTGCCACTAGGTTAACAATGATTTTCCTATATGAATTGGAATACGCTCCAATAGATGGGATAGCGACTTGTTATAGCTTCGATGCTAGCACGAGTTTAGCATGAGTTCCCTATCCTCTATTGCCCTTGTCGGACGAAAGAACCTGCTTTAGAACAACAAGGACAACATTATGTTTTTC
This sequence is a window from Apium graveolens cultivar Ventura chromosome 9, ASM990537v1, whole genome shotgun sequence. Protein-coding genes within it:
- the LOC141687020 gene encoding vacuolar iron transporter homolog 1-like, with translation MATITNTQVIVKQQLSEEKEEIDYSKRGQWLRAAVLGATDGLVSIASLMMGVGAVKKDVKAMILSGFAGLVAGACSMAIGEFVSVYSQLDIEVAQMKRDRRTQAMTGNENCEIEREKLPSPVQAAVASALAFMLGAVVPLLAATFVGDYMLRVEVVVVAVTLSLVVFGWVGALMGGTPVFKSCARVLIGGWMAMSITYGFTKLIGSTGI